In Nicotiana tabacum cultivar K326 chromosome 17, ASM71507v2, whole genome shotgun sequence, one DNA window encodes the following:
- the LOC107799013 gene encoding BTB/POZ domain-containing protein At3g50780: MAEIRVRKVEQGQTKIRNVPIAVTPEGFWCCPSPNVFQKSLKTQNPLNKPKSPVPTTQTPAHKKQTSVTEKRPASAAPKSGIVSDEKRGVSSDTPVVSASVPAERTPRSKVENVPRKVSIEFGEPGTSDLRVILLGKQGFTVKLNVHKSILVENSSYFANKISEQQPVFPCIEIDDCEDVEIYVETVGLMYCKEFKQRLIKQSVSRVLRIIKVAEQLGFKSCMQSCLEYLEAVPWVGEEEEEKVVSSVLRLQSEGIGVTPVLKRVSSDISKPHKDTFSHILELVLKSNEERGRREMKSIVLKLLRENNSLPSSSDSVDSYNEIIYGSCRSCLDSVLSLFKQAAEPEFSNNSIDCREPVVKQMVLEADNLSWMLEILTDRQAADEFAVTWASQQELASLHTKLPIVSRHHVSCITARLFVGIGRGELLPSKETRNLLLQTWLQPLINDYSWLQHGCRSFDRKVVEEGIGRTILTLPLEEQQSILLSWLGSFLKAGDNCPNLQRAFEVWWRRTFVRPYAESGNIRQLDHLMTPKMTEH, from the exons ATGGCTGAAATTAGAGTTAGAAAGGTAGAACAAGGCCAAACCAAAATTAGGAATGTTCCAATTGCTGTGACCCCAGAGGGTTTCTGGTGTTGTCCCTCTCCCAATGTGTTTCAGAAGAGCCTCAAAACACAGAATCCTTTAAACAAGCCCAAATCTCCTGTTCCTACAACCCAAACCCCGGCTCACAAGAAACAAACTTCAGTTACTGAGAAAAGACCGGCTAGTGCAGCACCTAAATCAGGTATTGTTTCTGATGAAAAAAGAGGTGTTAGTTCTGATACACCCGTCGTTAGTGCATCGGTGCCTGCAGAGAGAACACCTCGATCAAAGGTTGAAAATGTACCAAGGAAAGTATCGATTGAGTTTGGTGAACCAGGAACTAGCGATCTCAGGGTGATCTTGCTAGGAAAGCAGGGGTTCACTGTGAAGTTGAATGTTCACAAGAGTATTCTGGTAGAAAATAGCAGTTATTTTGCTAATAAAATATCAGAACAGCAGCCGGTTTTTCCTTGCATTGAAATTGATGATTGTGAGGATGTTGAGATATATGTTGAAACCGTCGGCCTCATGTATTGCAAAGAATTTAAGCAGCGGTTGATCAAACAAAGTGTTTCTCGTGTTCTGCGTATTATCAAG gtagcagaacaactTGGATTTAAATCATGCATGCAGTCATGTTTAGAGTATTTGGAAGCAGTACCATgggttggggaagaagaagaggagaaagtTGTTTCATCAGTCCTACGGCTGCAGAGTGAGGGAATCGGAGTGACCCCTGTGTTAAAAAGGGTGTCATCTGATATTTCTAAGCCTCACAAGGACACATTCTCTCACATCCTAGAGCTGGTGCTAAAAAGTAATGAAGAGAGAGGCCGCCGTGAAATGAAATCCATTGTATTGAAGCTCCTCAGGGAGAATAACAGTCTTCCAAGTTCATCTGACTCAGTTGACAGTTATAATGAAATAATATATGGCTCGTGTAGAAGTTGCCTGGATTCAGTATTGAGTCTGTTCAAACAAGCAGCTGAACCTGAGTTTAGCAACAACTCCATTGATTGCAGAGAACCAGTGGTGAAGCAGATGGTTCTAGAGGCGGATAACCTCTCGTGGATGCTTGAAATTTTAACCGATAGGCAAGCAGCAGATGAGTTTGCGGTAACGTGGGCTAGCCAGCAGGAGTTGGCTTCTCTGCATACAAAACTACCTATTGTGTCTCGCCACCATGTTAGCTGCATCACAGCGAGGCTTTTTGTAGGAATAGGAAGAGGGGAACTTCTGCCGTCAAAGGAAACGCGTAACCTCTTGTTACAGACTTGGTTACAGCCATTGATCAATGACTACAGCTGGTTGCAGCACGGATGCAGGTCGTTTGACCGTAAGGTAGTGGAGGAAGGAATCGGCAGAACAATCCTAACGCTCCCTCTAGAGGAGCAGCAGAGTATTTTACTTTCTTGGTTAGGCAGTTTCCTCAAGGCTGGTGATAATTGTCCAAATCTTCAGAGAGCATTTGAAGTCTGGTGGCGTCGGACTTTTGTCAGACCATATGCAGAGTCAGGAAATATCCGCCAATTAGACCACTTGATGACTCCAAAGATGACAGAACATTAG